In Elaeis guineensis isolate ETL-2024a chromosome 1, EG11, whole genome shotgun sequence, a genomic segment contains:
- the LOC105038262 gene encoding beta-fructofuranosidase, insoluble isoenzyme 3 isoform X1, translating into MGTLTSRVWTAMLLVVLLNWCFTERNIGVVDASHVVYPHLQNLQVPFVNPLWRTGYHFQPPRNWMNGPMYYNGVYHFFYQYNPKGAVWGNIVWAHSVSVDMINWKALEPAIYPSKPFDINGTWSGSATILPGDSPVILYTGVDRAGNQLQNIAFPKNLSDPYLREWIKPDYNPIIFPVGVNASAIRDPTTAWLGPDKHWRITIGSRRARRGMAYLYRSRDFVHWIKAKHPLHSSKDTGMWECPDFFPVALEGKKGLDTSAYGEGLKHVLKVSLDATRFEYYTVGKYHHDHDKYVPDVTSPDDSTGLRLDYGNFYASKTFYDPAKQRRILWGWSNESDRAANETTKGWSGIQAIPRVLWLDSNHRQVVQWPIEELESLRKNKVYIHDKEVKTGHYFEVKGIQTSQADVEVMFDVSSLEKAEAWNPAWTNPQELCGIKKAEVKGGVGPFGLLVLASARMEEKTAVFFRVFKAQNKHVVLMCHDPTRSALVPNVYEPTFAGFVDINIAKTKKISLRSLIDNSVVESFGAGGKTCITSRVYPTLAIGSDAHLFVFNNGLENIKVSELKAWEIRKPLMNGS; encoded by the exons ATGGGGACTCTAACAAGTAGAGTATGGACTGCGATGCTCCTGGTGGTTCTCTTGAACTGGTGCTTCACGGAGAGGAATATTGGAGTGGTGGATGCTTCTCATGTGGTGTACCCGCACCTCCAGAACCTGCAAGTCCCCTTTGTTAACCCTTTGTGGAGGACTGGTTATCACTTCCAGCCACCCAGAAACTGGATGAACG GACCAATGTATTACAATGGAGTATACCACTTCTTCTATCAATACAATCCCAAGGGCGCCGTGTGGGGCAACATTGTGTGGGCACACTCTGTCTCAGTAGACATGATCAATTGGAAAGCGCTGGAGCCGGCGATCTATCCATCAAAGCCATTTGACATCAATGGAACATGGTCGGGATCGGCGACAATTCTCCCCGGTGACAGCCCAGTCATCTTGTACACAGGCGTTGACAGAGCTGGAAATCAGCTCCAAAACATAGCATTCCCGAAGAATTTATCCGATCCTTACCTCCGGGAATGGATCAAGCCGGACTACAATCCGATCATCTTTCCGGTCGGTGTCAATGCCAGTGCAATTCGGGACCCGACGACGGCCTGGTTGGGGCCTGACAAACATTGGAGAATTACCATTGGCAGCAGGCGAGCAAGACGGGGAATGGCGTACTTGTATAGAAGCAGGGATTTTGTGCACTGGATCAAGGCCAAACACCCACTGCATAGTTCCAAGGACACTGGTATGTGGGAGTGTCCTGACTTCTTCCCAGTGGCATTGGAGGGAAAGAAAGGCTTGGACACCTCGGCCTATGGGGAAGGGTTGAAGCATGTCTTGAAGGTCAGTTTGGATGCTACAAGGTTTGAGTATTATACGGTGGGAAAGTATCATCATGATCATGATAAGTATGTGCCCGACGTTACATCGCCTGACGATAGCACAGGTTTGAGGCTTGATTATGGAAATTTTTATGCCTCCAAGACGTTCTACGATCCGGCGAAACAGCGTAGGATTCTGTGGGGATGGTCGAATGAGTCAGATAGAGCTGCAAATGAAACTACTAAAGGTTGGTCCGGGATTCAG GCAATTCCCAGGGTTCTTTGGCTTGATAGCAACCACCGACAAGTCGTGCAATGGCCAATCGAGGAGCTTGAAAGTCTCAGGAAAAATAAAGTTTATATCCATGACAAGGAAGTGAAAACTGGACATTATTTTGAAGTAAAAGGAATACAAACTTCACAG GCGGACGTGGAGGTAATGTTTGATGTGTCAAGCTTGGAAAAAGCTGAAGCCTGGAATCCTGCTTGGACCAACCCACAAGAGCTCTGTGGCATAAAGAAAGCAGAGGTCAAGGGTGGAGTTGGGCCCTTTGGCCTCCTGGTTTTGGCTTCTGCTAGGATGGAGGAGAAGACTGCAGTATTTTTCAGGGTGTTCAAAGCTCAGAACAAGCATGTAGTCCTCATGTGCCATGATCCCACAAG GTCTGCTCTAGTGCCAAATGTCTACGAACCAACCTTTGCTGGCTTCGTTGATATTAACATAGCAAAGACTAAGAAGATCTCTCTAAGGAGTTTG ATTGATAACTCAGTGGTCGAGAGCTTTGGTGCTGGAGGCAAGACATGCATTACATCAAGAGTTTATCCTACTTTAGCAATTGGATCGGATGCTCATCTGTTTGTTTTCAACAATGGGTTAGAGAACATAAAGGTTTCAGAGTTGAAAGCATGGGAGATTAGGAAGCCTCTCATGAATGGATCATAG
- the LOC105038262 gene encoding beta-fructofuranosidase, insoluble isoenzyme 3 isoform X2, which translates to MGTLTSRVWTAMLLVVLLNWCFTERNIGVVDASHVVYPHLQNLQVPFVNPLWRTGYHFQPPRNWMNGPMYYNGVYHFFYQYNPKGAVWGNIVWAHSVSVDMINWKALEPAIYPSKPFDINGTWSGSATILPGDSPVILYTGVDRAGNQLQNIAFPKNLSDPYLREWIKPDYNPIIFPVGVNASAIRDPTTAWLGPDKHWRITIGSRRARRGMAYLYRSRDFVHWIKAKHPLHSSKDTGMWECPDFFPVALEGKKGLDTSAYGEGLKHVLKVSLDATRFEYYTVGKYHHDHDKYVPDVTSPDDSTGLRLDYGNFYASKTFYDPAKQRRILWGWSNESDRAANETTKGWSGIQAIPRVLWLDSNHRQVVQWPIEELESLRKNKVYIHDKEVKTGHYFEVKGIQTSQADVEVMFDVSSLEKAEAWNPAWTNPQELCGIKKAEVKGGVGPFGLLVLASARMEEKTAVFFRVFKAQNKHVVLMCHDPTRLITQWSRALVLEARHALHQEFILL; encoded by the exons ATGGGGACTCTAACAAGTAGAGTATGGACTGCGATGCTCCTGGTGGTTCTCTTGAACTGGTGCTTCACGGAGAGGAATATTGGAGTGGTGGATGCTTCTCATGTGGTGTACCCGCACCTCCAGAACCTGCAAGTCCCCTTTGTTAACCCTTTGTGGAGGACTGGTTATCACTTCCAGCCACCCAGAAACTGGATGAACG GACCAATGTATTACAATGGAGTATACCACTTCTTCTATCAATACAATCCCAAGGGCGCCGTGTGGGGCAACATTGTGTGGGCACACTCTGTCTCAGTAGACATGATCAATTGGAAAGCGCTGGAGCCGGCGATCTATCCATCAAAGCCATTTGACATCAATGGAACATGGTCGGGATCGGCGACAATTCTCCCCGGTGACAGCCCAGTCATCTTGTACACAGGCGTTGACAGAGCTGGAAATCAGCTCCAAAACATAGCATTCCCGAAGAATTTATCCGATCCTTACCTCCGGGAATGGATCAAGCCGGACTACAATCCGATCATCTTTCCGGTCGGTGTCAATGCCAGTGCAATTCGGGACCCGACGACGGCCTGGTTGGGGCCTGACAAACATTGGAGAATTACCATTGGCAGCAGGCGAGCAAGACGGGGAATGGCGTACTTGTATAGAAGCAGGGATTTTGTGCACTGGATCAAGGCCAAACACCCACTGCATAGTTCCAAGGACACTGGTATGTGGGAGTGTCCTGACTTCTTCCCAGTGGCATTGGAGGGAAAGAAAGGCTTGGACACCTCGGCCTATGGGGAAGGGTTGAAGCATGTCTTGAAGGTCAGTTTGGATGCTACAAGGTTTGAGTATTATACGGTGGGAAAGTATCATCATGATCATGATAAGTATGTGCCCGACGTTACATCGCCTGACGATAGCACAGGTTTGAGGCTTGATTATGGAAATTTTTATGCCTCCAAGACGTTCTACGATCCGGCGAAACAGCGTAGGATTCTGTGGGGATGGTCGAATGAGTCAGATAGAGCTGCAAATGAAACTACTAAAGGTTGGTCCGGGATTCAG GCAATTCCCAGGGTTCTTTGGCTTGATAGCAACCACCGACAAGTCGTGCAATGGCCAATCGAGGAGCTTGAAAGTCTCAGGAAAAATAAAGTTTATATCCATGACAAGGAAGTGAAAACTGGACATTATTTTGAAGTAAAAGGAATACAAACTTCACAG GCGGACGTGGAGGTAATGTTTGATGTGTCAAGCTTGGAAAAAGCTGAAGCCTGGAATCCTGCTTGGACCAACCCACAAGAGCTCTGTGGCATAAAGAAAGCAGAGGTCAAGGGTGGAGTTGGGCCCTTTGGCCTCCTGGTTTTGGCTTCTGCTAGGATGGAGGAGAAGACTGCAGTATTTTTCAGGGTGTTCAAAGCTCAGAACAAGCATGTAGTCCTCATGTGCCATGATCCCACAAG ATTGATAACTCAGTGGTCGAGAGCTTTGGTGCTGGAGGCAAGACATGCATTACATCAAGAGTTTATCCTACTTTAG